The Frondihabitans australicus genome includes a region encoding these proteins:
- a CDS encoding F0F1 ATP synthase subunit B, whose translation MTSAQILAAADSHNPLIPAVPDLIWGGLCFVVIVLFFVFYALPRLQKNLDERAEVIEGGIKKAENAQAEAAAALEEYNKQLADARSEAAKIREQARADATRIGKEVTAQAQADADRITANAQAQIEAERQSALVSLRAEVGSLAIDLASGVIGESLNDDKRASAIVDRFLADLESSDAAGAQPKAGS comes from the coding sequence ATGACCAGCGCACAGATCCTCGCGGCGGCGGATTCGCACAATCCGCTGATCCCCGCGGTTCCCGACCTCATCTGGGGTGGTCTCTGCTTCGTCGTGATCGTTCTGTTCTTCGTGTTCTACGCGCTTCCGCGCCTGCAGAAGAACCTCGACGAGCGCGCCGAGGTGATCGAGGGCGGCATCAAGAAGGCCGAGAACGCCCAGGCCGAAGCGGCTGCCGCACTCGAGGAGTACAACAAGCAGCTCGCCGACGCCCGGTCCGAGGCCGCCAAGATCCGCGAGCAGGCTCGTGCCGACGCCACGCGCATCGGCAAAGAGGTGACCGCCCAGGCTCAGGCCGACGCCGATCGCATCACGGCCAACGCGCAGGCGCAGATCGAGGCCGAGCGCCAGAGCGCCCTCGTCTCGCTCCGTGCTGAGGTGGGCTCGCTCGCGATCGACCTCGCCAGCGGGGTCATCGGCGAGAGCCTCAACGACGACAAGCGGGCCTCCGCCATCGTCGACCGGTTCCTGGCCGACCTCGAGTCGTCCGACGCCGCGGGCGCGCAGCCGAAGGCGGGCAGCTGA
- the atpE gene encoding ATP synthase F0 subunit C gives MDATTVLAAINGNIATVGYGLAAIGPAIGVGIVVGKTIESVARQPELQGRLTVLMYIGIAFTEALAFIGIATYFIFTK, from the coding sequence GTGGACGCAACAACCGTTCTCGCCGCCATCAACGGAAACATCGCGACGGTCGGTTACGGCCTCGCTGCGATCGGCCCCGCCATCGGCGTGGGCATCGTGGTCGGCAAGACCATCGAGTCCGTCGCCCGCCAGCCCGAGCTCCAGGGTCGCCTCACGGTGCTGATGTACATCGGTATCGCCTTCACCGAGGCGCTGGCGTTCATCGGCATCGCGACGTACTTCATCTTCACCAAGTAG
- a CDS encoding YaaA family protein → MLFLLPPSETKREGGSCAPLDFSALSFPSLERQRRSLATAVVRLARDADASMHALKIGERLRFEVDRNRALKTSPTLPALQRYTGVAFDPIGADDMTQEQTAWAGEHLAIHSALFGVVGALDPIPAYRLSHDSRLPSLVEKGVSLRSVWARPVARALASRGRPIVDLRSESYTELGPAPEGSAYVRVVSDDGGRRRALNHFNKKTKGTLVRMLLRSRPEVDSVRDFVDWAGGEGIVVEQAGDELVVVSESVLDE, encoded by the coding sequence GTGCTGTTTCTTCTCCCACCGTCCGAGACCAAGCGCGAGGGCGGATCGTGCGCGCCGCTCGACTTCTCGGCGCTGTCGTTCCCGTCGTTGGAGCGCCAGCGGCGATCGCTCGCGACCGCCGTCGTCCGACTCGCCCGCGACGCCGACGCGTCGATGCACGCGCTCAAGATCGGCGAGCGGCTGAGGTTCGAGGTCGACCGCAACCGGGCGCTGAAGACGTCGCCGACGCTCCCTGCGCTCCAGAGGTACACGGGCGTCGCCTTCGACCCCATCGGGGCGGACGATATGACGCAGGAGCAGACGGCGTGGGCGGGCGAGCACCTCGCCATCCACTCAGCCCTCTTCGGCGTCGTGGGGGCCCTCGACCCCATCCCCGCGTATCGGCTCTCGCACGACTCCCGGCTTCCGTCACTCGTCGAGAAGGGCGTCAGCCTCCGTTCCGTGTGGGCGCGGCCCGTCGCTCGCGCGCTGGCGTCGAGAGGTCGTCCGATCGTCGATCTCCGGAGCGAGTCGTACACCGAGCTCGGCCCCGCCCCCGAAGGATCCGCGTATGTCCGCGTGGTCTCCGACGACGGCGGACGACGCCGTGCCCTCAACCACTTCAACAAGAAGACGAAGGGCACGCTCGTCCGCATGCTCCTCCGATCGCGACCGGAGGTGGACTCCGTTCGAGACTTCGTCGACTGGGCTGGGGGCGAGGGCATCGTCGTCGAGCAGGCCGGGGACGAGCTGGTCGTGGTGTCGGAGAGCGTTCTCGACGAGTGA
- the atpB gene encoding F0F1 ATP synthase subunit A — MHPLAAASDSSGGFQGPSIDEFFPNGLLFVGTPFEINRIMLARFFMTALLLVLFWLGTRKMKLVPGRFQSVVELGFGFVQNGVANDILGKKDGRRFTPLLVSVFFTVLFFNLSGTIFGIQIAGTSLIGVPLILAIVAYVAFIYAGVKKHPGTFFRNALVPPGVPWPLYFLVTPIELVSTFVLRPITLTLRLLMNMIVGHLLLVLFFTATSFFFFESHNLFALFGIGTVAFGFAFTLFEIFVAFLQAYVFALLTAVYVQLALNDEH; from the coding sequence TTGCATCCTCTCGCCGCCGCGAGCGATAGCAGCGGAGGTTTCCAAGGCCCATCGATCGACGAGTTCTTCCCGAACGGCCTCCTGTTCGTCGGCACGCCCTTCGAGATCAACCGGATCATGCTGGCCCGGTTCTTCATGACCGCCCTCCTGCTGGTCCTGTTCTGGCTCGGCACGCGCAAGATGAAGCTCGTCCCCGGTCGCTTCCAGAGCGTCGTTGAATTGGGCTTCGGCTTCGTTCAGAACGGCGTGGCGAACGACATCCTCGGCAAGAAGGACGGCCGTCGCTTCACGCCGCTCCTGGTCTCCGTCTTCTTCACGGTTCTGTTCTTCAACCTCTCCGGCACGATCTTCGGAATCCAGATCGCCGGCACGTCGTTGATCGGCGTTCCCCTCATCCTCGCGATCGTGGCGTACGTCGCGTTCATCTACGCGGGCGTGAAGAAGCACCCGGGCACCTTCTTCCGCAACGCCCTCGTACCTCCGGGCGTGCCGTGGCCCCTGTACTTCCTCGTGACGCCGATCGAACTCGTCTCGACCTTCGTGCTCCGCCCGATCACGCTGACGCTCCGACTGCTGATGAACATGATCGTCGGGCACCTGCTGCTCGTGCTGTTCTTCACGGCGACCTCGTTCTTCTTCTTCGAGTCGCACAACCTCTTCGCGCTGTTCGGCATCGGCACGGTCGCCTTCGGCTTCGCGTTCACCCTGTTCGAGATCTTCGTCGCTTTTCTGCAGGCGTACGTCTTCGCCCTGCTCACCGCTGTGTACGTTCAGCTCGCGCTGAACGACGAACACTAA
- the atpA gene encoding F0F1 ATP synthase subunit alpha, producing the protein MSDIKISPDEIRDALKDFVSAYEPSQTSTEEVGHVIDAADGIAHVEGLPGVMANELIRFSNGVLGLAQNLDEDEIGVIVLGEFSGIDEGMEVTRTGEVLSVPVGDAYLGRVVDPLGNPIDGLGEIASETRRALELQAPGVMQRKSVHEPMQTGIKAIDAMIPVGRGQRQLIIGDRQTGKTAIAIDTIINQKANWESGDENKQVRCIYVAIGQKGSTIASVKGALEDAGAMEYTTIVASPASDPAGFKYLAPYTGSAIGQHWMYGGKHVLIIFDDLSKQAEAYRAVSLLLRRPPGREAYPGDVFYLHSRLLERCAKLSDELGAGSMTGLPIIETKANDVSAYIPTNVISITDGQIFLQSDLFNANQRPAVDVGISVSRVGGDAQVKSIKKVSGTLKLELAQYRSLEAFAMFASDLDAASRRQLARGSRLTELLKQPQYSPFPVEKQVVSIWAGTNGKLDEVPVPDILRFEAEFHDYLERTGDVLTKLRDTNVLSDDIVEELEKSVDGFKKEFQTGEGKPLASVGTEQFEATAREDVNQEKIVKSR; encoded by the coding sequence ATGTCAGACATCAAGATCAGTCCTGACGAGATTCGCGACGCCCTCAAAGACTTCGTCTCGGCGTACGAGCCCTCGCAGACCTCGACCGAAGAGGTCGGCCACGTCATCGACGCCGCGGACGGCATCGCCCACGTCGAGGGTCTCCCCGGCGTGATGGCGAACGAGCTCATCCGCTTCTCGAACGGCGTCCTCGGCCTCGCGCAGAACCTCGACGAGGACGAGATCGGCGTCATCGTGCTGGGTGAGTTCTCCGGCATCGACGAGGGCATGGAGGTGACCCGCACGGGCGAGGTCCTGTCCGTGCCGGTCGGCGACGCCTACCTCGGCCGCGTGGTCGACCCGCTGGGCAACCCGATCGACGGCCTCGGCGAGATCGCCTCCGAGACGCGTCGTGCGCTGGAGCTCCAGGCTCCCGGCGTCATGCAGCGCAAGTCGGTGCACGAGCCGATGCAGACCGGCATCAAGGCGATCGACGCCATGATCCCCGTCGGCCGCGGCCAGCGCCAGCTGATCATCGGCGACCGCCAGACCGGCAAGACGGCCATCGCGATCGACACGATCATCAACCAGAAGGCCAACTGGGAGTCGGGCGACGAGAACAAGCAGGTCCGCTGCATCTACGTCGCCATCGGCCAGAAGGGCTCGACCATCGCCTCGGTGAAGGGCGCCCTCGAAGACGCCGGCGCGATGGAGTACACCACCATCGTCGCCTCGCCCGCCTCCGACCCGGCCGGCTTCAAGTACCTCGCGCCCTACACCGGCTCGGCCATCGGCCAGCACTGGATGTACGGCGGCAAGCACGTCCTCATCATCTTCGACGACCTGTCGAAGCAGGCCGAGGCCTACCGTGCCGTGTCGCTGCTCCTGCGTCGTCCGCCGGGACGCGAGGCGTACCCGGGTGACGTCTTCTACCTGCACTCGCGTCTGCTCGAGCGCTGCGCGAAGCTGTCGGACGAGCTGGGGGCCGGCTCGATGACCGGTCTTCCCATCATCGAGACCAAGGCCAACGACGTCTCGGCGTACATCCCGACCAACGTGATCTCGATCACCGACGGCCAGATCTTCCTCCAGTCCGACCTGTTCAACGCGAACCAGCGTCCTGCCGTCGACGTAGGCATCTCGGTGTCGCGCGTGGGTGGCGACGCCCAGGTCAAGTCGATCAAGAAGGTCTCCGGCACGCTCAAGCTCGAGCTGGCCCAGTACCGCTCGCTCGAGGCGTTCGCGATGTTCGCGTCCGACCTCGACGCCGCGTCGCGCCGTCAGCTCGCCCGTGGCTCGCGCCTGACCGAGCTCCTCAAGCAGCCGCAGTACTCGCCGTTCCCCGTCGAGAAGCAGGTCGTCTCGATCTGGGCCGGCACGAACGGCAAGCTCGACGAGGTGCCGGTCCCCGACATCCTTCGCTTCGAGGCCGAGTTCCACGACTACCTCGAGCGCACCGGCGACGTCCTCACGAAGCTCCGCGACACCAACGTGCTCTCCGACGACATCGTCGAAGAGCTCGAGAAGAGCGTCGACGGCTTCAAGAAGGAGTTCCAGACCGGCGAGGGCAAGCCCCTGGCCTCGGTCGGGACCGAGCAGTTCGAGGCGACCGCCCGCGAGGACGTCAACCAGGAGAAGATCGTCAAGTCGCGCTGA
- the atpD gene encoding F0F1 ATP synthase subunit beta, with protein MTDTATAPVAAEATGGVGRIARVTGPVVDIEFPHDAIPGVYNALKTTITLGEQTIELVLEVAQHLGDDLVRAIALKPTDGLVRGQEVTDTGAPISVPVGDVTKGKVFNVTGDVLNGVPGETIEITERWPIHRDPPAFDQLESKTQLFETGIKVIDLLTPYVQGGKIGLFGGAGVGKTVLIQEMIQRVAQDHGGVSVFAGVGERTREGNDLIMEMEEAGVFDKTALVFGQMDEPPGTRLRVALSALTMAEYFRDVQKQDVLLFIDNIFRFTQAGSEVSTLLGRMPSAVGYQPNLADEMGMLQERITSTRGHSITSLQAIYVPADDYTDPAPATTFAHLDATTELSREIASQGLYPAVDPLTSTSRILDPRYLGEDHYNTAIRVKAILQKNKELQEIIAILGVDELSEEDKITVARARRIQQFLSQNTYMAKKFTGVEGSTVPLKDTIESFTAIADGEFDHVATQAFFNVGSISDVEEKWAQIQKENG; from the coding sequence ATGACTGACACCGCCACCGCGCCAGTCGCGGCCGAGGCGACCGGGGGAGTCGGGCGCATCGCGCGCGTCACCGGCCCCGTCGTCGACATCGAGTTCCCGCACGACGCCATCCCCGGCGTCTACAACGCGCTGAAGACGACGATCACCCTGGGCGAGCAGACCATCGAGCTCGTGCTCGAGGTCGCTCAGCACCTCGGTGACGACCTCGTCCGTGCGATTGCCCTGAAGCCGACCGACGGCCTCGTCCGCGGCCAGGAGGTCACCGACACCGGCGCCCCCATCTCGGTGCCCGTCGGCGACGTGACCAAGGGCAAGGTCTTCAACGTGACCGGCGACGTCCTCAACGGCGTGCCCGGCGAGACGATCGAGATCACCGAGCGCTGGCCGATCCACCGCGACCCTCCGGCGTTCGACCAGCTCGAGTCGAAGACCCAGCTGTTCGAGACCGGCATCAAGGTCATCGACCTCCTCACGCCGTACGTCCAGGGTGGCAAGATCGGCCTGTTCGGCGGCGCGGGCGTCGGCAAGACGGTCCTCATCCAGGAAATGATCCAGCGCGTCGCGCAGGACCACGGCGGTGTGTCGGTGTTCGCCGGCGTCGGCGAGCGCACCCGTGAGGGCAACGACCTCATCATGGAGATGGAGGAGGCCGGCGTCTTCGACAAGACCGCCCTCGTCTTCGGCCAGATGGACGAGCCGCCGGGAACCCGTCTCCGCGTCGCCCTCTCGGCCCTCACCATGGCCGAGTACTTCCGCGACGTGCAGAAGCAGGACGTCCTCCTCTTCATCGACAACATCTTCCGCTTCACGCAGGCGGGCTCCGAGGTGTCGACGCTGCTCGGCCGCATGCCGTCCGCCGTGGGCTACCAGCCGAACCTCGCCGACGAGATGGGCATGCTCCAGGAGCGCATCACCTCGACGCGCGGTCACTCGATCACCTCGCTGCAGGCGATCTACGTGCCGGCCGACGACTACACCGACCCGGCTCCGGCGACCACCTTCGCCCACCTCGACGCGACGACCGAACTCTCCCGCGAGATCGCCTCGCAGGGTCTCTACCCCGCGGTCGACCCGCTGACGTCGACGAGCCGCATCCTCGACCCGCGCTACCTGGGCGAGGACCACTACAACACGGCCATCCGCGTCAAGGCGATCCTGCAGAAGAACAAGGAGCTCCAGGAGATCATCGCGATCCTCGGTGTCGACGAGCTCTCCGAGGAAGACAAGATCACCGTCGCCCGCGCGCGCCGGATCCAGCAGTTCCTCTCGCAGAACACCTACATGGCGAAGAAGTTCACCGGTGTCGAGGGCTCGACCGTCCCGCTGAAGGACACGATCGAGTCCTTCACGGCGATCGCCGACGGCGAGTTCGACCACGTCGCCACGCAGGCGTTCTTCAACGTCGGCTCCATCTCGGACGTCGAAGAGAAGTGGGCGCAGATCCAGAAAGAGAACGGCTGA
- a CDS encoding MraY family glycosyltransferase, which translates to MRYYLLAAAISAVVSFALSVLAWRLGTKYRLAPKIRERDVHTNPTPRLGGVAMFAGVVVALLSAWLVFPLIAHVDYFRLVFESPGHVIAILAAAAIIVVIGVIDDLFDLDWMTKLAGQIIAAGLLAWQGVQLVSLPIGGLTIGSSYMSLILTVLAVVLVMNAVNFIDGLDGLVAGVTIIANGVFFIYSFVLASTSEYGYFNLAALITAVLIGACLGFLPLNWHPARLFMGDAGALLTGLLMATSAISVTGNIDPASTDRSTLLPAFLPILLPFAILIVPLLDFGLAVLRRVSAGKSPFSADRKHLHHRLLDMGHSHFHAVLIFYAWTAVVAVSCLLFVFVPAHVVVLFFAVGFVVCAALTLAPLSRRKRVEAAVQSARSGTTAPITAGLTEPQRFDALDERGQRAALAPKPSLDEERTVVTALRNPTGPAPRVPSTPASHAPATPPSRSSGNDSERSSA; encoded by the coding sequence ATGAGGTACTACCTGCTCGCGGCGGCGATCTCGGCCGTCGTCAGCTTCGCGCTCTCCGTGCTGGCCTGGCGGCTCGGCACGAAGTACCGCCTGGCCCCGAAGATCCGAGAGCGCGACGTCCACACCAACCCGACGCCCCGGCTCGGCGGCGTCGCCATGTTCGCCGGCGTCGTGGTGGCGCTGCTGTCGGCCTGGCTCGTCTTCCCGCTGATCGCGCACGTCGACTACTTCCGGCTCGTCTTCGAGTCGCCCGGCCACGTGATCGCGATCCTCGCGGCGGCCGCCATCATCGTCGTGATCGGGGTCATCGACGACCTCTTCGACCTCGACTGGATGACCAAGCTCGCGGGCCAGATCATCGCCGCGGGCCTCCTCGCCTGGCAGGGCGTGCAGCTGGTGTCGCTTCCGATCGGCGGGCTCACCATCGGGTCGAGCTACATGTCGCTGATCCTGACGGTCCTCGCCGTCGTCCTCGTCATGAACGCGGTGAACTTCATCGACGGGCTCGACGGCCTGGTCGCCGGCGTGACGATCATCGCCAACGGCGTGTTCTTCATCTACAGCTTCGTGCTCGCCTCCACCAGCGAGTACGGCTACTTCAACCTCGCCGCCCTCATCACCGCGGTGCTCATCGGCGCCTGCCTCGGCTTCCTGCCGCTCAACTGGCACCCGGCCAGGCTCTTCATGGGCGACGCCGGCGCGCTGCTCACCGGCCTCCTCATGGCGACGAGCGCCATCTCGGTCACCGGCAACATCGACCCGGCGTCGACGGATCGATCGACGCTGCTGCCGGCATTCCTGCCGATCCTGCTGCCCTTCGCCATCCTCATCGTGCCGCTGCTCGACTTCGGCCTGGCGGTCCTGCGCCGGGTGAGCGCGGGCAAGTCGCCGTTCAGCGCCGACCGCAAGCACCTGCACCACCGGCTGCTCGACATGGGGCACTCGCACTTCCACGCCGTCCTGATCTTCTACGCGTGGACCGCCGTCGTCGCCGTGAGCTGCCTGCTCTTCGTCTTCGTGCCGGCCCACGTCGTCGTGCTCTTCTTCGCCGTCGGTTTCGTGGTCTGCGCAGCTCTCACGCTCGCCCCGCTGAGCCGGCGCAAGCGCGTCGAGGCGGCGGTGCAGAGCGCCCGCAGCGGCACGACGGCCCCGATCACCGCGGGGCTGACCGAGCCCCAGCGCTTCGACGCCCTCGACGAACGCGGGCAGCGAGCGGCGCTCGCCCCAAAGCCCAGCCTCGACGAGGAGCGCACGGTCGTCACCGCGCTCCGGAACCCCACCGGCCCGGCGCCGCGCGTGCCGTCGACCCCGGCGAGCCACGCGCCCGCCACGCCTCCCAGCCGTTCGTCCGGCAACGACTCCGAGAGATCCTCCGCATGA
- a CDS encoding F0F1 ATP synthase subunit epsilon, which produces MPLTVNLVSADQQVWSGEAAQVTARTTEGEIGILPGHQPVLAILASGQVRVRETGGGIVDATAEDGFLSVENDTVTIVARNAALA; this is translated from the coding sequence ATGCCGCTGACCGTGAACCTCGTCTCGGCCGACCAGCAGGTCTGGTCGGGCGAGGCGGCGCAGGTCACCGCCCGCACCACCGAGGGCGAGATCGGAATCCTGCCCGGGCACCAGCCCGTGCTGGCGATCCTCGCCTCCGGCCAGGTGCGCGTGCGCGAGACCGGTGGAGGCATCGTCGACGCGACCGCGGAGGACGGCTTCCTCTCGGTCGAGAACGACACCGTCACCATCGTGGCCCGCAACGCGGCCCTCGCCTGA
- a CDS encoding F0F1 ATP synthase subunit gamma, with the protein MGAQLRVYRQRIRSAQTTKKVTRAMELISASRIQKAQARMAASGPYSRAVTRAVSAVATFSNVDHVLTTEPETIDRAAIVLFTSDRGLNGAFSSNVLKAGEELATLLRSEGKDVVFYLVGRKAQSYFSFRNRESEQIWTGNTDQPEFATAKEIGDAVVSKFLTDSNEGGVDEIHVVYNRFVSMVTQTPEVVRLLPLEVVEGIDEPEENAILPLYEFEPEAEDVLDALLPVYIESRLFNAMLQSAASEHAARQKAMKSASDNADTLIRDFTRLANNARQTEITQQISEIVGGADALSSAKKK; encoded by the coding sequence ATGGGAGCGCAACTTCGGGTCTACCGACAGCGCATTCGCTCTGCCCAGACGACCAAGAAGGTCACCCGGGCGATGGAGCTCATCTCGGCCTCGCGCATTCAGAAGGCGCAGGCCCGGATGGCCGCGTCGGGCCCGTACTCGCGTGCAGTGACGCGTGCCGTGTCGGCCGTGGCGACGTTCTCGAACGTCGACCACGTGCTGACCACCGAGCCCGAGACCATCGACCGCGCGGCGATCGTCCTCTTCACGTCCGACCGAGGCCTGAACGGCGCCTTCTCGTCGAACGTGCTGAAGGCGGGCGAAGAGCTGGCGACCCTGCTGCGCAGCGAGGGCAAGGACGTCGTGTTCTACCTCGTCGGCCGCAAGGCGCAGAGCTACTTCTCGTTCCGCAACCGCGAGTCGGAGCAGATCTGGACGGGCAACACCGACCAGCCCGAGTTCGCCACCGCGAAGGAGATCGGCGACGCGGTCGTGTCGAAGTTCCTCACGGACTCGAACGAGGGCGGCGTCGACGAGATCCACGTCGTCTACAACCGGTTTGTCAGCATGGTCACGCAGACGCCCGAGGTCGTCCGCCTGCTTCCCCTCGAGGTCGTCGAAGGCATCGACGAGCCGGAGGAGAACGCGATCCTGCCGCTCTACGAGTTCGAGCCGGAGGCGGAGGACGTCCTTGACGCCCTTCTTCCCGTCTACATCGAGAGCCGCCTGTTCAACGCCATGCTGCAGTCGGCCGCCTCCGAGCACGCCGCACGCCAGAAGGCGATGAAGTCCGCGAGCGACAATGCCGACACGCTGATCCGCGACTTCACCCGGCTCGCCAACAACGCGCGTCAGACCGAGATCACGCAGCAGATTTCCGAGATCGTGGGCGGCGCCGACGCCCTCAGCTCGGCCAAGAAGAAGTAA
- a CDS encoding F0F1 ATP synthase subunit delta — protein sequence MGSMTREATAAARGVLADLGGAVDLATGEQLLDAGRVIGSNSKLLGFLADPAEDAANKKAFIDRLFAGFGEPTRALLTVIAGSRWSSHTDLLAGVEEIGIRAIARSSSKDVSIEGELFAFGEIVASDASLELAVGTKLSDGPAKAALVEKLLGGKASAGTVAIVSQLVQQPRGRRIGELLRNASAIVADEAGELVAVVTSAAPIGAEQVARLERGLAKQFGRSLTVNIVIDPSILGGLRVRVGDEVIDGSVSTRLADLRLQLAG from the coding sequence ATGGGCTCCATGACCAGAGAGGCCACCGCCGCAGCGCGCGGCGTGCTCGCCGACCTCGGTGGCGCGGTCGACCTGGCCACCGGCGAGCAGCTGCTCGACGCGGGCCGAGTCATCGGCTCGAACTCGAAGCTGCTCGGATTCCTGGCCGACCCGGCCGAGGACGCCGCCAACAAGAAGGCTTTCATCGACCGGCTCTTCGCCGGATTCGGCGAGCCCACCCGTGCGCTTCTCACCGTCATCGCCGGCAGCCGCTGGTCTTCGCACACCGACCTCCTGGCCGGCGTGGAGGAGATCGGCATCCGTGCCATCGCGCGCAGTTCGTCGAAGGACGTCTCGATCGAGGGCGAGCTCTTCGCCTTCGGTGAGATCGTGGCGTCCGACGCATCCCTCGAGCTGGCGGTCGGCACCAAGCTGAGCGACGGTCCGGCGAAGGCCGCCCTCGTCGAGAAGCTCCTCGGCGGCAAGGCATCCGCGGGTACGGTCGCGATTGTGTCGCAGCTGGTGCAACAGCCCCGCGGGCGGCGTATCGGCGAGCTCCTGCGCAACGCATCGGCCATCGTGGCCGACGAGGCGGGCGAGCTCGTCGCGGTCGTCACCAGTGCCGCACCGATCGGCGCCGAGCAGGTCGCGCGGCTCGAGCGCGGGCTCGCGAAGCAGTTCGGCCGCAGCCTCACGGTGAACATCGTGATCGACCCCTCGATCCTCGGAGGTCTCCGAGTCCGGGTCGGTGACGAGGTCATCGACGGTAGCGTGTCGACCAGGCTCGCCGACCTCCGCCTCCAGCTCGCCGGCTGA